The following coding sequences are from one Paenibacillus stellifer window:
- a CDS encoding S-layer homology domain-containing protein — MAQSVGSRYSAVIPSLELTSAELEYRIEASDGKQLAVTPNYSVAVTVQGGDDTKAPRLLITELVPDSTNIGSADGYEFVELYNNSDRDINLKDYKLMYRYTASGPDADVIWPTDREDILIKSGQTIVFWVINSANGSSTVADFNANYGTQLVENENIFRIYSAGMANGGGRALVIATNTRKEIAVASYDNDGETVANKGIFYKAPTDGTTQMIKTSAGLLPATPGTVDPLQVPATKVHVPDDLTAPTVANLTASGETDQGKDFELVADAQDDAGIKSVAVYYRSNLQSEYTKRYLAESYNDGMYHYKLFSPDLIGRDYIEYYFTVSDGTFETTSDKYRLVITGGRDTAPLRLNVKDGDILSGEKLLKATAEQGSPSDLKLSLDGKALQGTYASLENNAYFAFDASAVNYYFKNGVTIGQEILYTFQDPIDQYTTLTVPIEAERLKTGANTISIRAGSKTSPFDDRAEENKDDFTVRNVRLVLADGTEIYDSRFANPNQEIQMGDSAGKNEFVDFSFVLPDDKLSSATYKLDTHQLADGGHTLAVERAGEPAVTSAFQVDNTAPAVKSSVEEGREYRGAFTIDAAVTDAIAGVGTVKAWLDDKPIKLPYATASYLLTGGQHHLKIEASDLAGNTGTSEIGFSVPDELPNKPELVSPGEGATGLTSSAELAVKVSDPLQDKLNVSFYRGFKHDASNLASITAFKGAADTEPPKSLTPGGESALTGSDYAKIAKADGDYLTEDSTEAFPYHRFDINLNPLVKDTDLVEIAWQGHSLEGRKVSLYAWSPAEGAWKSLVYKIAGIEDFELKSSVAAGDYREGNTIHLMVQDKIAPKEAAPQESVPFDYSFVWMSDTQYYAESYPHIYEDIVNWIAAKKDELNIKYVFHTGDIVDDADQAYEWDVANQNMKVLEDAGLPYGVLAGNHDVDHQYGDYSYYWTHYGEDRFKDQPYYGESYKNNMGHYDLISAGGNDYIMLYMGWGLGDDEIDWMNEVLQKYPNRKAIICMHEYLLVSGNRAPIADKVFERVVMPNKNVIATLSGHYHDSELLVDGIDDDGDGVNDRNVYQMLADYQGAPEGGLGYIRLLKVDAAHNKIYVQTYSPYLKEYNFYKPEQDPGKDEFVIDLDLQPQTKEVSTDYFGVNVYTDIKVGEKPNVASGETASAVWSGLSPQTRYEWYATAEDEYGGRTLSDIWSFTTGEINPVTPTESPQPSTGPTATPTPEPVPSQAPVASPSPSATAGSAVVVPVLENGVYIAGADALSKAAGQLNGASAVEVHIPAEPAAGSDMVLRLDGAGVQAVQQRQASLKVFAGNTSVELPSAVLRQAQDAQTVTLTIRALTAAQLQAETSAATGADPALSANGAGYTFTLTLRNGTEETRLTSFAAPVTVTAGLTQQQNAGLDQDYAGVYYINGSSAQYMGGTFADGTVTFGTSHFSTFAVLDYRKQFNDLQGHWANRDVQRLAAKHVVTGVSDKLFAPSRSITRADFAVLAVKLLGYSSPAAGTSFTDVPASAYYAGYVAKAAELGLIQGYGGSFRPGDSITREEAAVMLTKLHALSTGAQASSSASAAADFTDMGSASQWAAASIRTARSLGLINGVDGSRFLPKAKVSRAEAAAMLSRMLDLKQQ; from the coding sequence ATGGCACAGAGCGTTGGCAGCCGGTATAGCGCGGTTATTCCATCATTAGAGCTTACATCCGCTGAGCTGGAATACCGGATCGAAGCCAGCGATGGCAAGCAACTGGCGGTTACGCCGAATTATTCCGTAGCGGTCACAGTTCAGGGAGGCGATGATACCAAAGCGCCGCGTCTGCTTATTACCGAACTGGTGCCTGATTCCACCAATATCGGCAGCGCAGACGGCTACGAATTCGTCGAGCTGTATAACAACAGTGATCGCGACATCAACCTGAAAGACTATAAGCTGATGTACCGCTACACCGCTTCGGGACCGGATGCCGATGTTATCTGGCCGACTGATCGTGAGGACATTCTCATCAAATCGGGCCAGACAATCGTCTTCTGGGTGATCAATTCCGCCAATGGCAGCAGTACAGTTGCCGACTTCAACGCGAATTACGGCACACAACTTGTAGAGAATGAGAACATCTTCCGCATATACAGCGCCGGTATGGCCAATGGCGGAGGACGGGCTCTGGTTATCGCGACCAATACACGCAAGGAAATTGCCGTCGCTTCCTACGACAACGATGGGGAGACCGTTGCGAATAAGGGCATTTTCTATAAGGCGCCTACTGACGGCACAACTCAGATGATCAAGACCAGCGCCGGACTGCTGCCAGCTACACCTGGAACGGTCGATCCGCTTCAGGTGCCGGCGACGAAGGTGCATGTCCCGGACGATCTGACTGCACCGACGGTTGCCAATCTGACGGCTTCCGGTGAGACCGATCAGGGCAAGGACTTCGAGCTTGTCGCCGACGCTCAGGATGACGCAGGCATCAAGTCGGTTGCGGTATATTACCGGAGCAACCTGCAGAGCGAGTACACGAAGCGTTACTTGGCCGAGAGCTATAATGACGGCATGTATCATTACAAGCTGTTCTCCCCGGACCTGATCGGCCGGGATTATATCGAGTATTACTTCACGGTGTCGGACGGGACTTTCGAGACGACTTCGGACAAGTACCGTCTGGTGATAACGGGCGGCAGAGATACGGCGCCCCTGCGTCTGAATGTGAAGGACGGGGACATTCTCTCCGGTGAGAAGCTGCTGAAGGCTACGGCTGAGCAGGGTTCTCCGTCGGATCTGAAGCTGTCGCTGGACGGAAAGGCGCTTCAGGGGACTTACGCTTCGCTTGAGAATAACGCCTACTTTGCTTTTGACGCTTCCGCAGTCAATTACTACTTTAAAAATGGCGTCACGATCGGCCAGGAGATTCTCTACACTTTCCAGGACCCGATTGATCAGTACACGACGCTGACGGTGCCGATTGAAGCGGAGCGTCTGAAGACTGGTGCGAATACCATTTCGATTCGGGCAGGATCAAAGACCTCTCCTTTTGATGACCGCGCCGAGGAGAACAAGGATGATTTCACTGTCCGCAATGTAAGATTGGTACTGGCTGACGGAACGGAAATCTACGACTCCAGGTTCGCGAATCCGAATCAGGAAATTCAGATGGGCGATTCCGCGGGAAAGAACGAGTTCGTGGATTTCAGCTTCGTTCTTCCTGATGACAAGCTGTCTTCGGCCACATACAAGCTCGATACCCACCAACTGGCGGACGGCGGACATACGTTGGCAGTTGAGCGGGCAGGCGAACCAGCCGTAACCTCTGCATTCCAGGTGGACAATACGGCGCCTGCCGTTAAGTCAAGCGTGGAAGAAGGCCGCGAATACCGCGGAGCATTCACAATTGATGCGGCAGTAACCGATGCGATAGCCGGAGTGGGCACCGTGAAGGCATGGCTGGATGACAAGCCGATCAAGCTGCCTTACGCCACAGCGTCGTATCTGCTGACCGGGGGACAGCATCATCTGAAGATTGAGGCGAGCGACCTCGCCGGCAACACCGGTACGAGCGAGATCGGCTTCTCGGTTCCGGATGAGCTGCCGAATAAACCGGAGCTGGTATCTCCCGGGGAGGGGGCGACCGGATTGACATCCAGCGCGGAGCTGGCGGTGAAGGTAAGTGATCCGCTGCAGGATAAGCTGAATGTGTCCTTCTACCGGGGCTTCAAGCATGATGCGTCGAACCTGGCCTCCATTACGGCCTTCAAAGGCGCGGCCGATACCGAGCCGCCGAAATCGCTGACCCCTGGCGGCGAGAGCGCGCTGACCGGCAGCGATTATGCGAAGATTGCGAAGGCGGACGGCGACTATCTCACGGAGGACTCTACCGAGGCGTTCCCGTATCACCGGTTCGACATTAATCTGAATCCGCTTGTCAAAGACACCGATCTCGTGGAGATCGCTTGGCAGGGACACTCGCTCGAAGGCCGGAAGGTATCGCTGTATGCCTGGAGCCCTGCCGAAGGCGCCTGGAAATCGCTGGTGTACAAGATTGCCGGAATTGAGGATTTTGAGCTGAAGTCTTCCGTAGCTGCTGGCGACTATCGTGAAGGCAATACGATTCACCTGATGGTTCAGGACAAAATTGCGCCCAAGGAAGCAGCGCCGCAAGAATCCGTGCCGTTCGATTATTCATTCGTCTGGATGTCCGATACGCAGTATTATGCGGAGAGCTATCCACATATATATGAAGACATTGTCAACTGGATCGCTGCGAAGAAGGATGAGTTGAACATCAAGTATGTGTTCCACACCGGCGACATCGTCGATGACGCCGATCAGGCCTACGAGTGGGACGTTGCCAACCAGAACATGAAGGTGCTGGAAGATGCCGGACTGCCTTATGGCGTGCTGGCTGGCAACCATGACGTCGATCATCAGTACGGCGATTACAGCTACTATTGGACGCATTATGGGGAAGACCGGTTCAAGGATCAGCCGTATTACGGAGAATCCTACAAGAACAACATGGGACACTATGATCTGATCTCTGCTGGCGGCAACGATTATATTATGCTGTATATGGGCTGGGGACTGGGAGACGACGAGATCGACTGGATGAACGAGGTTCTGCAAAAGTATCCGAACCGTAAAGCCATCATCTGCATGCATGAATATTTGCTCGTCTCCGGCAACCGCGCTCCGATCGCCGACAAGGTGTTCGAGCGGGTCGTCATGCCGAACAAGAATGTTATTGCAACCCTAAGCGGCCATTACCATGACTCGGAGCTGCTCGTCGACGGGATCGACGATGACGGCGACGGCGTCAATGACCGCAACGTCTATCAAATGCTGGCCGACTATCAGGGTGCGCCCGAAGGCGGTCTGGGGTACATCCGTCTGCTGAAGGTCGATGCCGCCCATAATAAAATTTACGTACAGACGTATTCGCCTTATCTTAAAGAATACAATTTCTACAAACCGGAGCAGGATCCCGGCAAAGATGAATTTGTGATCGACCTTGATCTGCAGCCGCAGACGAAAGAAGTCTCAACCGATTATTTCGGCGTGAATGTGTATACAGACATCAAGGTTGGCGAGAAGCCGAATGTAGCCAGCGGCGAGACAGCCAGCGCCGTCTGGAGCGGATTGTCTCCGCAGACCCGCTATGAATGGTATGCCACGGCTGAGGACGAATATGGCGGCAGAACGCTGTCCGACATCTGGTCGTTCACAACCGGCGAAATCAATCCGGTTACGCCGACGGAAAGTCCGCAGCCTTCGACCGGACCGACTGCTACCCCGACACCTGAGCCGGTGCCAAGCCAGGCTCCGGTGGCATCGCCGTCACCTTCCGCTACCGCCGGATCGGCTGTCGTGGTGCCGGTGCTGGAGAACGGCGTGTACATCGCCGGGGCAGATGCCTTGTCGAAAGCGGCAGGCCAGTTGAACGGTGCATCAGCGGTTGAAGTCCACATCCCGGCGGAACCCGCAGCTGGAAGCGACATGGTGCTGCGTCTCGACGGCGCCGGCGTGCAGGCCGTGCAGCAGCGGCAGGCATCGCTGAAGGTCTTCGCCGGAAACACATCGGTCGAGCTGCCGAGTGCCGTGCTTCGGCAGGCGCAGGATGCGCAGACGGTCACGCTGACGATCCGCGCCTTGACCGCCGCGCAGCTTCAGGCGGAGACAAGCGCCGCAACCGGAGCCGATCCGGCGCTGTCCGCGAACGGCGCGGGCTACACCTTCACCCTGACGCTGCGGAATGGAACGGAAGAGACCCGGCTGACTTCGTTCGCCGCGCCGGTCACCGTAACGGCGGGACTGACGCAGCAGCAGAATGCCGGTCTTGATCAGGACTATGCAGGTGTCTACTATATTAATGGTTCTTCCGCGCAGTATATGGGAGGAACGTTCGCAGATGGCACTGTGACCTTCGGCACGAGCCATTTCTCGACCTTCGCCGTGCTTGATTACCGCAAGCAGTTCAACGATCTGCAGGGTCATTGGGCGAATCGCGATGTGCAGCGTCTGGCTGCCAAGCATGTGGTCACCGGCGTGTCGGACAAGCTGTTCGCGCCAAGCCGCAGCATCACGCGGGCCGACTTTGCCGTGCTGGCCGTGAAGCTGCTCGGATACAGCAGCCCGGCGGCAGGCACATCATTCACCGACGTGCCGGCATCTGCGTACTACGCCGGTTATGTCGCCAAGGCCGCCGAGCTCGGCCTGATCCAGGGCTACGGCGGCAGCTTCCGGCCGGGCGATTCCATCACCCGGGAAGAGGCGGCGGTCATGCTGACGAAGCTGCATGCATTGTCCACCGGCGCTCAAGCAAGCTCGTCCGCTAGCGCCGCAGCCGACTTCACCGACATGGGCTCGGCTTCCCAATGGGCCGCAGCTTCAATCCGCACCGCCCGGTCGCTTGGCCTGATCAACGGCGTGGACGGTTCCCGCTTCCTGCCGAAAGCGAAGGTCTCCCGCGCGGAAGCGGCGGCCATGCTGTCGAGAATGCTGGATCTGAAGCAGCAGTAA
- a CDS encoding VOC family protein, with translation MNPILHQIGAVFIPVRDIEKARDWYSDLLGLPERGEILFGHLYVIPLQGMNLVLDSRIYSEENLFQVPAFHFNTEDIEQAYEYMNSRDVELTTEIENNHWFNFRDPDGNHLMMCKC, from the coding sequence ATGAATCCGATTCTGCATCAAATCGGCGCGGTCTTTATCCCGGTCCGAGACATTGAGAAGGCGCGTGATTGGTACAGCGATCTGCTGGGTCTGCCGGAGCGTGGCGAGATTTTATTCGGCCATCTCTATGTAATTCCTCTACAAGGAATGAATCTGGTGCTGGACAGCCGGATTTATTCGGAAGAGAATCTCTTTCAGGTCCCGGCTTTTCATTTTAATACAGAGGATATTGAGCAAGCTTACGAGTATATGAATAGCAGGGATGTAGAGCTCACGACGGAAATTGAGAACAACCACTGGTTTAACTTTAGAGACCCTGACGGCAATCATCTGATGATGTGCAAATGCTGA
- the lepB gene encoding signal peptidase I: MPYILILFMLLVSGIGDHSAYKHYIADGPSMEPTISAGERLTVDTQYYSNHDFERGDLIVFNEPSEDVTFIKRIVGLPGERIKLAGNVLYINGAPLKETYLQDPADPDSPNGDMEEMKIPENSVFVLGDNRGDSVDSRMLGAIPEDQIIGKVAQNWHP, from the coding sequence ATGCCGTATATTCTGATCTTGTTCATGCTGCTGGTTTCGGGGATTGGAGACCATTCAGCCTACAAGCACTATATTGCGGACGGGCCGTCGATGGAGCCGACGATTTCAGCGGGAGAGCGTCTCACTGTAGACACCCAATACTACTCGAACCATGACTTTGAGCGGGGCGACCTTATTGTATTTAATGAGCCTTCCGAGGATGTCACATTTATTAAGCGGATTGTAGGCTTGCCTGGAGAAAGAATCAAGCTGGCCGGAAATGTCCTGTACATCAACGGCGCTCCGCTTAAGGAAACGTATCTGCAAGACCCGGCCGACCCGGACAGCCCCAATGGCGATATGGAGGAAATGAAAATTCCGGAGAACAGCGTATTTGTATTGGGCGACAACCGCGGCGACAGCGTGGACAGCCGGATGCTGGGAGCCATCCCTGAGGATCAAATTATCGGGAAGGTTGCTCAAAACTGGCATCCATAG
- a CDS encoding class I SAM-dependent methyltransferase, whose translation MNPNEFWNQAFGRSGLEPHYDDWLDKYKEELDRCSGRTILDLGCGIGNNAKYLTERGHKVLCCDQSEVALEKLRAFVPEAETKRLNMLEGLSFADGSFPLVIADLSLHYFDEADTFRIVRDIHRVLEEGGLLLCRLNSIRSLPVYTGYYIEVGGLMRRYFDREQVDYYFGNDLWEKMTCLEYPMDRYFKGKIVWEVPAKKRG comes from the coding sequence ATGAATCCCAACGAATTCTGGAACCAGGCGTTCGGCAGGTCAGGTCTGGAGCCTCATTATGATGACTGGCTGGACAAATATAAGGAAGAGCTGGATCGATGCAGCGGAAGAACTATTCTGGATTTGGGCTGCGGCATCGGAAATAATGCGAAATATTTGACCGAGCGTGGACACAAGGTCCTTTGCTGCGATCAGTCTGAGGTTGCTTTGGAGAAGCTGCGCGCTTTTGTGCCCGAGGCGGAGACCAAAAGGCTTAATATGCTGGAGGGTCTTTCTTTTGCTGACGGGAGCTTTCCTCTTGTCATCGCGGATTTGTCCCTGCACTATTTCGATGAGGCGGATACGTTTCGGATTGTGCGGGACATTCATAGAGTGCTGGAGGAGGGGGGACTGCTGCTCTGCAGGCTGAATTCCATCCGATCGCTGCCGGTTTACACCGGATATTACATAGAAGTCGGAGGTTTAATGCGCCGGTATTTTGACAGGGAACAGGTTGATTATTATTTCGGCAATGACCTGTGGGAGAAGATGACCTGCCTGGAGTATCCTATGGACCGGTATTTCAAAGGAAAGATCGTGTGGGAGGTGCCGGCGAAAAAGAGAGGCTGA
- a CDS encoding DUF3139 domain-containing protein, with product MRREKIVRISIGILLAVLVMTPIVYVQGNKLIYAHKVKAYLLEQEHYRKEEIQSVRGIWGIKLPSFFAVVTFKDEPHVEYIYFAHNEVHQFGYRLTPEGRDHDFKEKDLKHYIPF from the coding sequence ATGAGGAGAGAGAAGATTGTTCGAATATCGATCGGAATCCTGCTCGCGGTTCTGGTCATGACGCCAATCGTATATGTCCAGGGAAACAAGCTTATTTATGCGCACAAGGTTAAGGCCTATCTGCTGGAACAAGAGCATTACCGGAAAGAAGAAATTCAATCGGTTCGGGGAATATGGGGGATCAAGCTGCCGTCATTTTTCGCTGTTGTTACGTTTAAGGATGAGCCTCATGTGGAATATATCTATTTTGCCCATAATGAGGTGCATCAGTTCGGCTATCGGCTGACTCCGGAAGGCAGGGATCATGATTTTAAGGAAAAGGATTTGAAGCATTACATCCCATTCTAA
- a CDS encoding Cof-type HAD-IIB family hydrolase — MNCSAVVLDLDGTLLNSEKTVSARSFEAVRDCYMRGMKIIFATARPPRAVKALLPEEFIEWGSFIYYNGAYTQCRHTGIDHHDPIEASLTAEVLRYCLDCEPDLDISLEIMDVWLSHKIYPEETLLKVIDRPQVMPVEELMKREATKILYSGKVNPKPLIEKFGTRLNILVTDNGSLVQISSTAASKENALTRLCERLDIPLEHVAAFGDDYNDIGLFQICGWPVAMGNAVHELKSMSKEITDSNDQDGVALVLERLLLEG; from the coding sequence GTGAACTGTTCCGCTGTTGTGCTTGATTTGGACGGCACTCTACTAAACTCGGAAAAAACCGTATCTGCCCGCAGCTTTGAGGCAGTCCGTGACTGCTATATGCGCGGCATGAAAATCATCTTTGCAACTGCGCGTCCTCCGAGAGCGGTAAAGGCACTGCTTCCGGAAGAATTTATCGAGTGGGGCTCCTTCATTTACTATAACGGGGCTTATACCCAATGCAGGCATACCGGCATCGATCATCATGATCCGATTGAAGCTTCGCTTACCGCCGAGGTGCTGCGTTATTGCCTGGACTGTGAGCCGGATCTGGATATCAGTCTGGAAATTATGGATGTCTGGCTGAGCCATAAGATTTACCCGGAGGAGACGCTGCTAAAGGTCATAGACAGGCCGCAAGTCATGCCGGTTGAGGAACTGATGAAACGGGAGGCTACCAAAATTCTCTATTCTGGCAAAGTGAATCCGAAGCCGTTGATTGAGAAATTCGGGACACGGCTGAATATCCTGGTTACGGACAACGGCAGTCTGGTGCAAATATCGTCCACAGCGGCTTCGAAAGAGAATGCGCTGACCAGGCTATGCGAGCGACTGGATATTCCGCTTGAACATGTCGCAGCCTTTGGTGATGATTATAACGATATCGGGCTGTTCCAAATTTGCGGCTGGCCGGTTGCCATGGGCAATGCGGTTCATGAATTGAAGAGTATGAGCAAAGAGATCACGGACAGCAATGACCAGGACGGAGTCGCCCTAGTATTGGAGCGATTACTGTTGGAAGGGTGA
- a CDS encoding YheC/YheD family protein has product MAGRQLASKWRKTEALLSDKRICGYVPRTVTYSGTALHSMLNRYGVVVIKPIVGGGGYGVIKVFHDARGYGFTFMSVTRVFGSFAGMEKALSRAKVKRRYLIQQGIALASIGSRPIDYRVKVVKNGDHWEFRSMVGRLARPGLFVTNLCKGGAMMTCYEGLRRSLPKLKATAKKREMRNLTRVCIEVMERHFPGIGELGFDYAVDRSGRIWILEVNTRPQ; this is encoded by the coding sequence ATGGCAGGAAGACAGCTGGCAAGCAAATGGCGGAAGACGGAGGCGCTGCTGAGCGACAAACGGATATGCGGCTATGTACCCAGAACGGTTACTTACAGCGGCACCGCCTTGCATTCCATGCTGAACCGGTACGGGGTCGTTGTGATCAAGCCAATTGTGGGCGGAGGCGGATACGGTGTCATCAAAGTGTTCCATGACGCCAGAGGCTACGGTTTCACCTTTATGTCGGTGACCCGGGTGTTCGGGAGCTTCGCGGGAATGGAGAAGGCGCTGTCCCGGGCCAAGGTGAAACGGCGTTATCTGATCCAGCAGGGCATCGCGCTGGCGAGCATTGGGAGCCGTCCGATTGACTATCGGGTGAAGGTGGTGAAGAACGGCGATCATTGGGAGTTTCGTTCCATGGTTGGCCGTCTGGCCAGACCCGGTCTGTTCGTGACCAACCTGTGTAAGGGAGGAGCCATGATGACCTGTTATGAAGGGCTGCGGCGCTCGCTCCCGAAGCTGAAAGCCACTGCCAAGAAGAGAGAAATGCGAAATTTGACTCGGGTCTGCATCGAGGTGATGGAGCGTCATTTTCCGGGAATCGGAGAGCTCGGATTTGACTACGCTGTGGATCGTTCAGGGCGAATTTGGATACTGGAAGTAAATACTAGACCCCAATAG
- a CDS encoding cysteine hydrolase family protein, which translates to MMKIALLIVDMQSVHVQDQVDERKINRACEYINYVAGQLRSKNQVVIHVQDVEGMTEDNRELYAVIPEVHVYDSDLRVAKESGNAFWNTELEQVLARHGVRLVIIAGFAAEQCVLFTYNGAEERGFRPVILQNGVLSTHSDAVDATYRDRNVISYPVVEFLI; encoded by the coding sequence ATGATGAAAATAGCATTGCTGATTGTGGATATGCAGTCCGTGCACGTACAGGACCAAGTGGATGAGCGAAAAATAAACCGGGCCTGCGAGTACATCAACTATGTCGCCGGGCAGCTTCGTTCGAAGAATCAAGTTGTAATTCATGTGCAGGATGTCGAGGGGATGACGGAGGATAACCGGGAGCTGTATGCGGTGATTCCGGAGGTTCACGTGTACGATTCGGACCTGAGGGTAGCCAAGGAGAGCGGGAATGCGTTCTGGAACACGGAGCTGGAGCAGGTTCTGGCCCGTCACGGGGTAAGGTTGGTCATTATCGCGGGATTCGCGGCTGAGCAGTGCGTGCTGTTTACCTATAATGGAGCGGAAGAAAGAGGGTTCAGACCTGTTATTCTGCAAAATGGCGTTCTCAGCACTCATAGCGATGCTGTTGACGCAACTTACCGGGACCGCAATGTCATTTCCTATCCTGTTGTCGAGTTCTTGATTTAA
- a CDS encoding VOC family protein, producing the protein MIQSIVHIALVVKDYDEAIEFYTQKLNFVLVEDIYQPEQDKRWVVISPPGSVGTTILLARASKPEQEPFIGNQTGGRVFLFLNSDDFWRDYNDMVAKGIEFVREPKEQPYGMVAVFKDLYGNQWDLLQLNEDHPIMKRMK; encoded by the coding sequence ATGATTCAATCCATCGTCCACATCGCGCTTGTCGTCAAAGATTACGATGAGGCCATCGAATTCTATACACAGAAGCTGAATTTCGTATTGGTCGAGGATATTTACCAGCCCGAGCAGGACAAACGCTGGGTTGTTATCTCGCCTCCCGGTTCCGTAGGAACGACGATTCTGCTTGCAAGAGCCTCGAAGCCGGAGCAGGAGCCTTTTATCGGGAATCAGACGGGCGGGAGAGTGTTTTTGTTTCTGAACAGTGATGATTTCTGGCGGGATTATAACGATATGGTTGCCAAAGGCATTGAATTTGTCCGCGAGCCAAAAGAACAGCCTTATGGAATGGTTGCGGTATTCAAGGACTTGTACGGCAATCAGTGGGATTTGCTCCAGCTTAATGAGGATCATCCCATCATGAAGCGGATGAAGTAG